The proteins below come from a single Mesobacillus jeotgali genomic window:
- the jag gene encoding RNA-binding cell elongation regulator Jag/EloR: protein MKQVTATGQNVDEAVESALAQLKTTKDRTEIDVIDEGKKGIFGLFGTRPAVVKVTVKIDAVEEAVNYLKSVGLQMGAPIEVDVKKEGKTVLFTMSGEKIALLIGKRGQTLNSLQFLTQLVMNRYSEQYATVLLDAEDYRQRRNDTLVQLAERLAQKAVRTGQTVALEPMPSYERKVIHTALMSNKKIKTYSDGTEPHRHIVIAPSK, encoded by the coding sequence GTGAAACAGGTAACTGCTACAGGACAAAATGTCGACGAAGCAGTAGAATCCGCTTTAGCTCAATTAAAGACTACCAAAGACCGCACAGAAATTGATGTAATTGATGAAGGCAAAAAGGGGATTTTCGGACTTTTCGGCACACGCCCGGCTGTCGTCAAGGTGACAGTGAAAATTGATGCTGTTGAAGAAGCCGTAAATTATTTGAAATCGGTTGGCTTGCAAATGGGAGCTCCAATTGAAGTTGATGTGAAGAAGGAAGGGAAAACAGTACTCTTTACGATGTCAGGCGAGAAGATCGCTTTGCTGATCGGAAAAAGAGGACAAACACTGAATTCCCTGCAATTTTTGACCCAGCTTGTGATGAACCGTTACTCTGAACAGTATGCTACTGTCTTGCTTGATGCGGAGGACTATCGCCAGCGCAGGAATGATACACTCGTACAATTGGCCGAACGCCTAGCGCAAAAAGCAGTCAGAACCGGACAGACCGTTGCACTCGAACCTATGCCTTCGTATGAACGCAAAGTGATTCATACTGCATTGATGTCTAATAAGAAAATCAAAACCTATTCCGATGGCACTGAACCACATAGACATATTGTGATCGCGCCTTCGAAGTAA
- the spoIIIJ gene encoding YidC family membrane integrase SpoIIIJ — MKKRILLIMGLLLVMTVLTGCMEYDQPITEESKGFWNEYIVYPLSLLIVKMAEWLWGSFGLSIIAVTLIIRFAILPLMIKQTKSSKAMQALQPEMQKLKEKYSSKDQKTQQKLQQETMALFQKHGVNPLAGCFPLIVQMPILIGFYHAISRTREIAEHNFLWFDLGSPDPYYILPLVAGATTFIQQKMMMAGQEANPQMAMMLWLMPIMIIVFAINFPAALSLYWVVGNLFMIVQTYFIKGPDLKATAAGNAGGAKK; from the coding sequence TTGAAAAAAAGAATATTATTGATAATGGGCTTGCTTTTAGTGATGACCGTGCTGACAGGCTGTATGGAGTATGACCAGCCAATCACTGAGGAAAGCAAGGGTTTTTGGAATGAATACATTGTTTATCCATTGTCCTTGTTAATCGTCAAGATGGCTGAATGGCTCTGGGGCAGCTTCGGATTATCGATTATCGCTGTTACTTTGATCATCCGTTTTGCGATTCTGCCGCTTATGATCAAACAGACAAAGAGCTCGAAGGCAATGCAGGCTTTACAGCCGGAAATGCAGAAGCTTAAGGAAAAATACAGCTCGAAGGACCAGAAAACTCAGCAAAAGCTGCAGCAGGAAACGATGGCGCTTTTCCAGAAGCATGGTGTCAATCCGCTTGCTGGCTGTTTCCCGCTGATCGTCCAGATGCCGATCCTGATTGGTTTCTACCATGCGATCTCAAGGACAAGGGAAATTGCCGAGCATAACTTCCTCTGGTTCGACCTTGGTTCACCGGATCCATATTATATCCTGCCGTTAGTCGCAGGTGCTACAACGTTCATCCAGCAAAAAATGATGATGGCTGGCCAGGAAGCAAATCCGCAGATGGCGATGATGTTATGGCTGATGCCAATCATGATCATTGTATTCGCGATCAACTTCCCAGCGGCACTTTCATTGTACTGGGTAGTCGGTAACTTATTCATGATTGTTCAAACTTACTTTATTAAAGGGCCGGATCTTAAGGCAACTGCTGCCGGCAATGCGGGAGGAGCAAAAAAGTGA